A single Ctenopharyngodon idella isolate HZGC_01 chromosome 22, HZGC01, whole genome shotgun sequence DNA region contains:
- the hnf4a gene encoding hepatocyte nuclear factor 4-alpha isoform X2 — MVNVNAQVSTHMDPPYDSSPAESANMNAANHLGAGTLCAICGDRATGKHYGASSCDGCKGFFRRSVRKNHMYSCRFNRQCIVDKDKRNQCRYCRLKKCFRAGMKKEAVQNERDRISTRRSSYEDSSLPSINALIQADVLSRQISSPGPIMNGDIRTKKVATITDVCESMKQQLLVLVEWAKYIPAFCDLPLDDQVALLRAHAGEHLLLGAAKRSMLYKDILLLGNDHIVPRNCPELEVSRVAVRILDELVLPFQDLQIDDNEYACLKAIVFFDPDAKGLSDPSKIKRMRYQVQVSLEDYINDRQYDSRGRFGELLLLLPTLQSITWQMIEQIQFVKLFGMAKIDNLLQEMLLGGSANEAPHSHHSLHPHLVQEHLSNNVIVTTNMATPIHNGQMSTPETPIPSPPTASGSDHYKMAPGVIATVPKQPSSIPQPTITKQEAI; from the exons ACTCCTCACCAGCTGAGAGTGCCAACATGAATGCTGCCAACCACTTAGGGGCGGGCACCCTATGTGCCATCTGTGGGGACCGGGCCACAGGAAAGCACTACGGAGCCTCCAGCTGTGACGGATGCAAGGGGTTCTTCAGACGCAGTGTACGCAAAAACCACATGTACTCCTGCAG GTTCAACAGACAATGCATAGTGGACAAAGACAAGAGAAATCAGTGCCGGTACTGCAGACTAAAGAAATGTTTTCGAGCTGGGATGAAGAAGGAAG CTGTGCAGAATGAAAGAGACAGGATTAGCACCAGAAGATCCAGCTATGAAGACAGCAGCTTACCCTCCATAAATGCACTCATTCAGGCCGATGTCCTTTCTAGACAG ATCTCATCACCAGGTCCTATCATGAACGGTGACATCAGAACGAAGAAGGTAGCCACGATAACCGATGTGTGCGAGTCTATGAAACAACAGCTGCTGGTGCTGGTGGAATGGGCCAAATACATCCCTGCATTCTGTGACCTCCCACTGGATGATCAG GTGGCTTTACTGCGAGCTCACGCTGGAGAGCATCTCTTACTAGGAGCTGCCAAACGCTCCATGCTGTATAAGGATATTTTACTATTAG GTAATGATCATATAGTTCCTCGAAACTGCCCCGAATTGGAGGTGAGCCGTGTGGCTGTAAGAATCCTTGACGAATTAGTCCTTCCCTTCCAAGATCTCCAGATCGATGACAATGAATATGCCTGCTTGAAGGccattgtattttttgatcCAG ATGCCAAAGGTTTAAGCGACCCAAGCAAGATCAAACGTATGCGATACCAAGTTCAAGTTAGTTTGGAGGACTACATCAATGATCGTCAGTATGACTCGCGGGGACGGTTCGGCGAGCTGCTTCTTCTGTTGCCTACGCTACAGAGTATCACCTGGCAAATGATCGAGCAAATCCAGTTTGTTAAATTGTTTGGAATGGCGAAGATAGACAACCTGCTACAAGAGATGCTTCTAGGAG gtTCAGCTAATGAAGCCCCTCATTCCCATCACTCTTTACACCCACATCTGGTCCAGGAGCATCTCAGTAACAATGTCATAGTTACCACCAACATGGCCACTCCCATTCACAATGGCCAGATGT CCACTCCGGAAACTCCAATCCCATCTCCCCCCACAGCCTCAGGTTCTGATCACTACAAAATGGCACCGGGGGTTATAGCCACAGTGCCCAAGCAGCCAAGCTCCATCCCTCAACCTACCATCACTAAACAAGAGGCCATCTGA
- the ttpal gene encoding alpha-tocopherol transfer protein-like produces the protein MVERLRPLHGTDCGFLWQSMADQNGHIDVGPPREAVAGVGFPAPPPPIYACTLTPELVAKAREELQEKPEWRLRDVQALRDMILKDHPNLRTRLDDAFLLRFLRARKFDYDRALQLLLNYHANRKAWPEVFQDLKPSTVKHVLDLGFLTVLPRPDPHGRYILCLRPGKWKPNDYPFVDNIRAIYLTLEKLIQPEETQVNGIVILVDYGGVGLSQASNPGPLLAKKVVGILQDGFPIRIKAVNIINEPRIFKGIFAIIKPFLKEKMAERYVLHGSDLASLHRVIPQSVLPQEYGGVAGRLDMSAWSRTLLEAEEEFVVEFCQPDPLEGVILPDSMLFEGEQAGAHGEDSFRHLRSQLYYCY, from the exons ATGGTAGAACGGCTTCGCCCTCTACACGGAACTGATTGCGGATTTCTTTGGCAG TCCATGGCAGACCAAAATGGTCACATTGATGTTGGCCCTCCAAGGGAAGCTGTGGCGGGTGTAGGCTTCCCTGCTCCTCCCCCACCCATCTACGCCTGCACCCTTACTCCTGAACTGGTGGCCAAGGCACGGGAAGAGCTCCAGGAGAAGCCTGAATGGAGGCTCCGGGATGTCCAGGCATTACGAGATATGATACTAAAAGACCACCCTAATCTGAGGACACGGTTAGACGATGCATTTCTGCTGCGCTTCCTCAGGGCCAGAAAGTTTGATTATGACCGGGCCCTTCAGCTTCTTCTGAATTATCATGCCAATCGGAAAGCCTGGCCTGAAGTGTTCCAGGACCTGAAGCCCTCTACGGTAAAGCACGTCCTAGACCTGGGTTTTCTCACTGTCCTTCCCAGACCAGACCCTCATGGACGCTACATACTGTGTTTACGGCCAG GTAAATGGAAGCCTAATGATTACCCATTTGTGGACAACATTCGAGCTATTTATTTGACATTAGAGAAGCTGATTCAGCCTGAGGAAACCCAAGTGAATGGAATTGTTATCCTGGTGGATTATGGGGGAGTTGGCCTCTCTCAAGCCTCTAATCCAGGTCCACTTTTGGCCAAGAAAGTTGTTGGTATCCTTCAA GATGGCTTCCCAATCAGAATAAAGGctgtaaacattataaatgaaccACGTATCTTCAAGGGTATTTTTGCGATAATTAAGCCATTTCTGAAAGAGAAAATGGCAGAGAGG TATGTCCTGCATGGCTCAGACTTGGCCTCTCTCCATCGAGTCATTCCTCAATCTGTGCTGCCTCAAGAGTATGGAGGAGTGGCTGGAAGACTTGACATGTCTGCCTGGTCCAGAACGCTGCTGGAGGCTGAGGAAGAGTTTGTGGTGGAGTTCTGTCAGCCTGATCCTCTGGAGGGCGTCATTCTGCCAGACTCCATGCTGTTTGAGGGAGAGCAAGCTGGCGCACATGGAGAGGACTCCTTCAGACATCTGCGTTCCCAGCTTTATTATTGTTACTGA
- the hnf4a gene encoding hepatocyte nuclear factor 4-alpha isoform X1 yields MRLSKPLVDMEMADYSEALDPAYTTLEFENMQVLAMSTDSSPAESANMNAANHLGAGTLCAICGDRATGKHYGASSCDGCKGFFRRSVRKNHMYSCRFNRQCIVDKDKRNQCRYCRLKKCFRAGMKKEAVQNERDRISTRRSSYEDSSLPSINALIQADVLSRQISSPGPIMNGDIRTKKVATITDVCESMKQQLLVLVEWAKYIPAFCDLPLDDQVALLRAHAGEHLLLGAAKRSMLYKDILLLGNDHIVPRNCPELEVSRVAVRILDELVLPFQDLQIDDNEYACLKAIVFFDPDAKGLSDPSKIKRMRYQVQVSLEDYINDRQYDSRGRFGELLLLLPTLQSITWQMIEQIQFVKLFGMAKIDNLLQEMLLGGSANEAPHSHHSLHPHLVQEHLSNNVIVTTNMATPIHNGQMSTPETPIPSPPTASGSDHYKMAPGVIATVPKQPSSIPQPTITKQEAI; encoded by the exons ACTCCTCACCAGCTGAGAGTGCCAACATGAATGCTGCCAACCACTTAGGGGCGGGCACCCTATGTGCCATCTGTGGGGACCGGGCCACAGGAAAGCACTACGGAGCCTCCAGCTGTGACGGATGCAAGGGGTTCTTCAGACGCAGTGTACGCAAAAACCACATGTACTCCTGCAG GTTCAACAGACAATGCATAGTGGACAAAGACAAGAGAAATCAGTGCCGGTACTGCAGACTAAAGAAATGTTTTCGAGCTGGGATGAAGAAGGAAG CTGTGCAGAATGAAAGAGACAGGATTAGCACCAGAAGATCCAGCTATGAAGACAGCAGCTTACCCTCCATAAATGCACTCATTCAGGCCGATGTCCTTTCTAGACAG ATCTCATCACCAGGTCCTATCATGAACGGTGACATCAGAACGAAGAAGGTAGCCACGATAACCGATGTGTGCGAGTCTATGAAACAACAGCTGCTGGTGCTGGTGGAATGGGCCAAATACATCCCTGCATTCTGTGACCTCCCACTGGATGATCAG GTGGCTTTACTGCGAGCTCACGCTGGAGAGCATCTCTTACTAGGAGCTGCCAAACGCTCCATGCTGTATAAGGATATTTTACTATTAG GTAATGATCATATAGTTCCTCGAAACTGCCCCGAATTGGAGGTGAGCCGTGTGGCTGTAAGAATCCTTGACGAATTAGTCCTTCCCTTCCAAGATCTCCAGATCGATGACAATGAATATGCCTGCTTGAAGGccattgtattttttgatcCAG ATGCCAAAGGTTTAAGCGACCCAAGCAAGATCAAACGTATGCGATACCAAGTTCAAGTTAGTTTGGAGGACTACATCAATGATCGTCAGTATGACTCGCGGGGACGGTTCGGCGAGCTGCTTCTTCTGTTGCCTACGCTACAGAGTATCACCTGGCAAATGATCGAGCAAATCCAGTTTGTTAAATTGTTTGGAATGGCGAAGATAGACAACCTGCTACAAGAGATGCTTCTAGGAG gtTCAGCTAATGAAGCCCCTCATTCCCATCACTCTTTACACCCACATCTGGTCCAGGAGCATCTCAGTAACAATGTCATAGTTACCACCAACATGGCCACTCCCATTCACAATGGCCAGATGT CCACTCCGGAAACTCCAATCCCATCTCCCCCCACAGCCTCAGGTTCTGATCACTACAAAATGGCACCGGGGGTTATAGCCACAGTGCCCAAGCAGCCAAGCTCCATCCCTCAACCTACCATCACTAAACAAGAGGCCATCTGA